Proteins from a single region of Nocardioides anomalus:
- a CDS encoding fatty acid desaturase family protein — translation MATTTSTLPARPSRAAGTGSDFAELRRRVDATGLLERRPRYYTVRIGAVAAALVAGWSAFFVVGASWWTLLVAAFLAVVFAQVALVAHDLAHRQVFRSNRTSARAGLVAGNLVIGMSYGYWMAKHTAHHANPNHDDLDPDVGPGLLAWDAERARGFVARHQAYLFFPLLTLLGISLKRDSVRALRDGTVKRPRLEGGLLAVHAVLYVGAVLAVLAPCRRWPSWWCTRRCSGSTSG, via the coding sequence ATGGCGACCACGACCTCGACGCTCCCCGCCCGCCCCTCCCGAGCCGCCGGCACTGGCAGCGACTTCGCCGAACTTCGCCGGCGCGTCGACGCGACCGGGCTGCTGGAGCGCAGGCCCCGCTACTACACGGTGCGCATCGGCGCGGTGGCGGCGGCGCTGGTGGCCGGCTGGTCGGCGTTCTTCGTGGTCGGGGCGAGTTGGTGGACGCTGCTGGTGGCGGCGTTCCTCGCGGTGGTCTTCGCGCAGGTGGCGCTGGTCGCGCACGACCTCGCGCACCGCCAGGTCTTCCGCAGCAACCGCACGAGCGCGCGCGCCGGGCTGGTGGCGGGCAACCTGGTCATCGGCATGTCCTACGGCTACTGGATGGCCAAGCACACGGCGCACCACGCCAACCCCAACCACGACGACCTCGACCCCGACGTCGGGCCCGGGCTGCTGGCCTGGGACGCCGAGCGGGCGCGGGGGTTCGTGGCGAGGCACCAGGCCTACCTGTTCTTCCCGCTGCTCACGCTGCTCGGGATCTCGCTCAAGCGCGACAGCGTGCGCGCCCTGCGCGACGGCACGGTCAAGCGGCCGCGGCTCGAGGGCGGGCTGCTGGCCGTGCACGCGGTGCTCTACGTCGGTGCCGTGCTCGCCGTGCTCGCCCCCTGCAGGCGCTGGCCTTCGTGGTGGTGCACCAGGCGCTGTTCGGGGTCTACCTCGGGCTGA